Part of the Pieris napi chromosome 6, ilPieNapi1.2, whole genome shotgun sequence genome, GGTATCCCTGTGCTGGCAACCGGCCGCCGCAAGACTCACTGTGGTACTGCTGAAGGCACGCAATCTGCCCAAGATGGACGTCACTGGACTCGCTGATCCGTAAGTTCTTTATACGTATATACGTACGTATAATATACGTACGCAATCGTATTCAGCGAGATGTtttaccttattttttttttgtttacacattatttatttatattattttgtcatttatgtattttaaattttcgacAGCCATCATCGGTCGTGTCTATTTTTCCTTAGTATGAGTTtgctgtaaaaataattaatattttataaatcttttcAGAGTGTTCCATAGACCATAACTTaacaagttattttatttatttatattttattgcaatttatttatacaaccCAATACTTAAAAGAGGAGAAAAGTGTATAATAAAGGGAAcaaatagtatattataataactattatacGTAATATACTGATTATAATTAgtgattaaaacaattaaaaacgttTCTCCTGTTGAACATTCTAGATACGTAAAAATGTACCTGCTATACAACGGACAGCGCATCGCGAAGAAGAAGACACACGTGAAGAAGCGAACCTTGAACCCTGTGTTCAATGAGTCGTTCGTGTTCGAAGTACCCGCTGCACCAAACGCTACACTGGACCACGTCTCGCTAGAACTGCTTGTGTTGGATTGGGACCGCGTCACTAAGAATgaggtaataaaaattcaaaatggttttcataaaatcattagtcaaatttcaaattcattagtttaaatataaatttaatttgtccaGTTGCACTTTTTTAACTAAAGCAAAACAAATGAacggaataatttaaaaacttatcgTAGGCGGTATAATGAAATCTATaagaaaaatcataatataaataaaatttactgaACTCATAAGTCTTCGTCTTATCAAAACTTCGATATTGCTTCGGTTGACTTTCTTCTCATTAaaatttgattgtttttttttagattgcACATTATTGCACACGTTGTTCGTTTTCCAATTccagcactagagcgcattatgcggcataatgctcaacgttgaatGTAACTAgagcaacgcttcgcacaattgagcactctcaaaactaatgctctcgcgtgcttctcgcaataaataccaacacagtgacagaaaattgaccagtgtttttctttaagttggcatttatcgaaattttcgttagtaaatattatttattgttgaaaaatttgtaaggctttcgtttcgtcgtagattttgaaaataattaaagttatttcaaactgctaaaaaaaataaatataagtatggatgaaggtgtaaatagtaacttttttatattccacatttaaaatataaatacaattttattttaaaattcggatctgtaaacaaatttattttacaggattatacttttgtaaacattgcaatggttttgaaaaagtatataatttttttagaaatcatttaaaaaaaattactcaaaacgtaaatgatgtaaacttcttacatgaaactatataaatttactgttaatttagcttgttaaaaccttatattctttaaatattttctcttatttcagtaaaaaaatgttaatgaaataatttgtttattaaaataagcgtaaaaagttttcaaccaattattattgttaaccacattatttatacattaatgaggttgctaactctattcagaacattttttttcaacactgacttagcgcactctgctgatgcatatgaaaactaattcacgttccaattaagcttcagcattatgcggcattgtgcggcactgagtcgcattatgctctgtaattggaaaacgcacgtTAACTTTAAACTATCTAGTAGTCTGTGCACATACGagtattaaaagtattaagaGTAAAACAGATGGCCTTATCATGTTAATGCAAGCTGTTTATCCGTGCTTTCATTAAGCAATACTTTCTAAAAGCTTTTTGGACGTAAACGCAATAAGCATgatcataaaaatatcataatataaattattttgttttgtctaTATATGCCATCTTTAATTGGTAGCAGAATTGAAGTGGGATGTTTTTACTATGCAGTAGCAGAGTTGTAGATTGGAGGAATTCAAGAGGAAAAATAAGATCAcaagcaataaataaagacACTTATTTCCTTCtggttataaatatataacaacgcaaacaatattttgtacaaGATATTTCTACAACAGTTTTCGTAAGAGTCACATTATATACGAAAGAGGTTACAATGTATTCTTACTTTATCAAAAGGTACCTTATATTTGTCTTTAATATTGCGTCTGTTATAAATTGTCACAGGAGTTTCGATGCAGatgtatttgataaaaaaagagtgtgtgtacttatctacacgcgttagaagttatacttctttggcgtatggaaaaaaaataactaaaatgcagtagtgattaacgataaatattaaaattattattagtaaatactatcaccatcgtatatgaaattgatttgataaaaacacctaaataatgtttatttattcacactgtttaattgtactgttacgaaacacgtgttctaaatataaaaatactagaatatacaacttgaacatagttattatcgattttcatgccacctagaactaacttcattctgttcattttgtgtaacggtgcgcgcgcatcgtaaaatttcactctcattaatttttcataacgcgcctacagaagtataacttcaaaaattatgtCTCAGGTGATCGGTCGCGTAGAACTCGGGGCTAATGGAACAGGCAGCGCCCGGCACCACTGGCGCGAAGTGCAGGCCGCACCTCGGCGACAGATCGCTGACTGGCACAAGCTTAAGGAGTAAAGGGcggctataaataaaattcttcactattcaattgttttgattttatttacagtGTGGGCAATCGCTTGGTTTGGatacaatagtttttttaagacGCGTCTTCATCTGGGaaaacagccttgcgattctgtcaCTTACTTTTCGAACAATAccctacaagctccctccttatcagaatgcaaaatcgtaaaatgactgctttaggACTGATTCGAGTGCGACCGCCGcggccgctgtgaaaaccgctgtctgagttacagaatcgcaaggcagtatgTATAAACGAAATATGTTTCTATCAGGACGCTTCAAGGGTTAAagcataaaacaaaaactttttttatattaataaagaatgTTTGATTGgaataagtatataaatatattagatagGTACATTTAGATTGTAATTTATTCAAGATAAATGTCTAACAGTATTAACGCATCAAAAATTGTAATCATCAAAAGTCAATTGCCTCACAAAATAATTCCCATGACGCAGTATATTTGACTATTAAGAGCCGATCCTCGGCATACAACAATTTACAGTTTATTGTCGGCCCGAATTTAACATGTATGCTTTCTTTAACACATTTatcacaaaattaaaaaaaaaccagttaGTGCTTTAGCCCTTGCTCAGTAAAGGAAATgggaaataaaatatcaacaaCCGCTATTTTCCGAGTGATTAATTTACCTCTTTATACTTTAAAGCCTTTGTAAATAGTTGCTAATGATTTAGGCTTTTCAAAAGcttaaatttttctatatttcctttcttaataaaatgtagTTAATAGAAATTGATGTTTATACGAAATTATCACTTAGTATTAATTCGGCCAAAACCTTATCATTATTGCAACGAAAAGAgagtttttttgttaaaaaccAAGACCATAGGTTTTTCGAAGAATTATCAGGTGTTAGGTTAATTTTTGAAAGCGCACATTTCATTCCGATCACACAAGGCGCTCTCAAGgtacaataaattgaaaaaatcaCTAATTTATTTCGTAACTGAAACGCCGTTCATAAGTTCTTAATCATCATATCTAGTCATACtcaagtaaattataaatagaatagaaaagtctattttatacttatagaGATATTAATGTTAGCATAAGTAACTCGTAAGAGTTTTTGGTCACGTGTACCTTAATGTCTAGCAATTCACAATAGATCGCTTTGCCCCCGACCACCGTAGTTCATCCTGAATAGTCTTTGCGAAAATTGTTGGGTTAAATAACTTACACAAGCTTTGAAGTTACTTCTACATTGGTCTAcctatatatgaaatatataaaataaatattatattagattagttttgttttaagaCCATATAATTCGTAGTAAGACCGTTAACACGTATTCATTACAGTCGCATATTGTGAGCCAATATTGATTttgaaaatgataaaaaatcgTACGTCGTTGCGTcaaatattagatattatacaatattatattaatatgatcatgtttaatactttttcaatCTATGGTAGTGATGATTCATATGTTATCTGAGAACGGATCTCATTTTGGATATTACACTCAACAAAGTTTGCATAGACTAACTagatataattcatattaatgtAACCATAAGGTAAGATAATACCATAATACCAATTTTCCATTTACCCACCTTACTCTATATaagatattataattataatccaTAAAGTCATAATgcaaaaagttatttttgcGACTTGTGGTCGTGTCACAATTTGTGATTTTGCTttgcaatatattatttttcaacatCGAAACAGCTGTCATTGTTTCTTATTACTCTAAGTTGACAGTCTTGGATTATATTTGGATtgttaaaaatgaatatttgtatatattatctatCCATACCGATACATTCCAATTTGTATATAAGTCGTTTTGATCTCGATAATTTCATTGTAATCGTAGTAATAAATGTCtttagtattaatttttttgttgtatttcgTATTGTGGTAGATGTAATCACGATTTTGTTCGAATATACGATATGCCAAGTTATTAAGAGATAAAAAAACTGTCATCTACGTGATTCTATtgatttgttattgttttatgaatttttttttgaaaattcttAATCTCATGGCAAATCACAAACAAGGAGCGTAAAGCCTTAGGATCTATCATacgtaaatattacaaattgtcATAGTtcctttattttaaagttttagtaATCTCTTGCATTATTACtaaagattaatttttatcatacTTAACTGAAGTTTTGTTAAAGTTCCTATAAATACTTACATATGTCTATTTAAGCCAGTTATctactttgtttttaaattaaattatttttccgagACAGGAGCAATAAAAATCTCTTAATCGTTTTTTGATAAAACCTAAGGTTTTAGGAGGCCAGCAGTCCGGTATCAGTTTTTGTATACTAAGGAATTTTagtgaataaattattgactGGTGCTTTCACAATAATTGTTCGTTTTATTTACACCCTTTAACTATTGCAATCAATCACGTCAAATATAAGTAACTaacctaatattataaatatactagctgacccggcaaacgtcgttttgccatgtatattatttctaggattttttttagttcaataaaaataggggttgatcgcaGAGGGGTGAAAAGAGGgtcgtatgtatttttaatagcacattataaaaaaaaacaaaatttaaatttcgtccaaaaaataaaatgttaggggtggacaacccttatcacttaggggtatggAAAATAGATAGgggccgattctcagacctactgattATGcacataaaatttgataaaaatcggtcaggccgtttcggaggagtatggtaactaacattgtgacacgagaattttatatatgagaTTTGTACATTTCGCCTAGGACTAAAACagccttcaaaataatatttatgtatcaaATAACTAGTACGATAATCAGAAGTGTTATTGAATCCTCATGCTAAACATGAATTATGCATTTTCACCTAGCTTCTGTGGCAACCAATTAGATTAATActaatataactatttatacctATTTTGGGAGACCGGTCCAACTCAGGTACGAAACTTGATGAGCGATTGTTCATGACTGATTGACAGGATAGATGAGTGACAAAGCTTTTTGaacttgaaatttttttttgtacttttttaaaataaacaatgttacaaatttaaaacctaGTAACGATTGTGACCTTGCCAAATTCACAGCTTGAATCCTTCTGGTTTCCATGTTTCCACGAAGtttttagtaacattttgagGAATACATTCCCAGTCTTCTGCAATTACTCTTGTTAGGTCTCTGATGTTTTGCACTGATGTTACACGTCTCTTTGGAACGTCCCGGACATGCTCAATTGGATTGACGTCAGGACTTCGATCTGGCCAATTCCAAGTCCTTTCATGTACGCTTCAATGTTGCCAGAACTGTGCGGGCGAGCACTGTCGTCCATAAAAATTGAATGTTTCTCAAGTTGATGCGTAGAATTAGGATTTCCGTTATGTACCGGTGTGCATTTAATATTCCAATTTCTACGAAAACTAACCCCATACGTCGAATTATTTGCTGCCCAAAACAATACTTTATTCCAGTCCTCTAGATTTCATGAAGCACAGTTTCGAGCAATATAACGGAGTAATTTAGGACCCCAACTACTGGATTCTCGACATTGGTAAAGTAATTTTACGATAATTCACAAGaatcattattttacttttttatcaaaatttaaattgggAACGTAAAGAATCATACCAGGATGCTGTAATATGCCAAAACAtcatcaaattaataaaacaaatatgataaaataaaatattcttgtaatattccttgaagtaaagaaaaaaaatgtaaagtgCCCGTTGTTTTTGTGTGTGGGATGGTGGAACATAAATTAACTCTTTTTCATGAAGTCctgtaattaattacttaacacACCGCTAGCTCACGACTGTCTTAGGCAGTAAAATATAGCACGTGGAGCACACAGCAAGAGAAATTAGAGGTATTTCAGATTTTTCGTCCAATCTCGATTCTTCGTCTGCTATTGTTaattttcaaacattattattaaatcaaactcaAAAATTTATCAAGTGTATATTTGATATCAAATCTTACATACATCTTACTTATTAAGTAGGTCCGAGTTAACTAAAATTACACTGAGATCTAACTTCATTGATCTGTCGTACAAAATATGCATGGATATAGCTTAAACCACTTATCATATACCGTGACAAAAAAGcaataattttgtgtataatttaataaagttttagttAACACATACATATCTTTGAACTTTCTTGAGCCTGTAAAGCAAAAACGATAgatctatttattttcttttttagtaTGGCAATTGTTGGTTACATACAtttcttacatacatttttatatttaatttaaaaatatatttgtcatacTAAATGAGATTCAAtgttagaatttattaaaactttaagataatattgtccaaatgataattaaaaatagcatacaatatttattgtaaaattattgctacattaaaattaagtattaaaaaataacagcaATTTGAAAttgcttaaaataatacaaatacggccgtattttcttaaaacaaaCCAACCAAAGTCCAACGAACCTTGGAAagtttacatacatttaaactttatgtttgtatacacatttataatatattgtttattagatgCAAGTATCGTGCGTGAGAAGTGGAaagataatacaaaaatttatatcagattataatttttcattagaAAGGAATGCAATACTCAGGGAAATCTCATTGCTTGAAATACAgcttcatttaaattttaaacaaattaaaaaactatgttTATATTACACATTTCAATATTGTCATTCAAACATCGAGGACGTGTCTTTGATATAATCtagctataattttttaaatatatccaCCAAACATCCATCTACTACTACTttaaaatcgtaaaataacaataatgttATAGATGAGCTGTTACAACTAAACGTTGACTTGTTGTTGTTAACTagttgacgactcattggtctagtggttagtacccctgactgcgaatccatgggtcccgggttcgatccccggctgaggcgaatatcgatgtgatgagcatttggtgttgttcttaggtcttgggtgtttaaatatgtatttatatgtatatctatctataatatgtatgtatatccgttgcctagtacccataacacaagcttcaccagcttagcatgggactaggtcaattggtgtgaattgtcttaaaaaaaaaaaaaaaaaaaaaaaaaaaaaaaaaaaaaaaaaaaaacatatttcacACACAAATATAACATACAGAAGCgttatacacatttaaatacacaATGGACATTTTATGTATTCTACGTTGTATACAAGTCTAAGTTGATAAAAAGTGAGGTTTGTGAGTGTACAATctactttttaatttgatcCATTGTTAGAATAGTTTTCACTAGAGTATAAgagtgatatttaaaaattgttgatAGCAAGTCttgatagaaaaaaacaaaaaaaaattgaacttAACACGTAGTTTCAGAGGAAGATAAATGGGAAAAACTTGATAGGTACGTTTCaaataggttttttttattatgtttatctaAAAAAGGAGGCAAGAGACCTTCCGAAGTAGCtagtttgtataaaaatatgcatTACTTTATGATTTTTTCCATACATATTTACTTATTGTAGACATGCGAATTAAGTGGCAAGCTTTGTGCAGTGTgtattacctatattattGCTACAAGATATGGATCAATAAACCagatatgtttataaaatgttgGTCCAAAGATTGTTCAGATAATTTCGAAGtgatatttcaaattattataactactattttatttagatgtTTATATATTCAGGTTTCAAACGTGTTACAATCTTAAACGAGCAGATCTTCTGTTTCAGTTATAGCAATGTATTAAAGATCACGTGACCGGTATAAAGATTTCTTCGAATACATGACGTAGGCGACGAAGCGAACGACACATCACTACCAAAATTCATGTAACTCGTGTAACAATAGTAAGATCATCTAAGTGGCCTAATATGTATGACCTTGTTTAATAGTAATGCCTTTTGTTTTGGCGGAGCGTTCAACGTTTGAAGTCCCGTATACCCCTGATGGGGCAGAGTTTTTCTGAGTCTATTTTATAGATTCTAATTTGGTAAGAAATATGTAGTTTTAACACGATTCGGGCAATAAGATTTATCGTCATTAACGGGAGTTATaatgctatttatttaaacgtgATCTATATGttctaattttaaagtaaatcaTTTCTGCTATTTAACTTAGGTAACCATTTAATAGAGATGGATAAGTTAGTGATATCAACTCGGGCGCAGCTCAGTGCGCTATAAGAAAAGTGAAAGTTAGGTTACTTTTGACTGTCTTGATAAAAATGtacgtaaaattattttacgtaaAATCTGGATTTCTTATATAGAGGtgtttatatctattttttcaattgagaaaaaaatattgtaagtcATAAACGGATCACACACATCCGTTGTGTGCCACCAAAAAACCTATTAGTCTGCGCAGAACCAGAAAAAGTTGTGTGATTTAAGGTCGTTAAAATGGTACCTTTTTGTTAAGTTGACAGAAAAGTTACGTCATTTGAGTATGACAGTCATCTTggaatttaatatgaatattaaaaaatttaatttttgtaaataattgaaatggCGCGTAGcaattaaaaactatgttaGTTCCCATAACTGCAAGTAATGAACTGGTCATTCCGCTCAGAcactaaatatttgtataacatGTCATATTAGAATACAAAGAGATAAAACCATTTGAGTAGGAAGAATACATTACGTTTTGCATACTAGAAAAATCTCGAAAACCGTGTCTAAATCTTAAaacgtttataaaataagtgcGTACTATTGCTCCTAAAATACCGGATCTGTTGatttaaaaacgttttttgGTATATCCCCTAAATTAATcgtaatatattacatattgtcATGATATTTTCTAAACacttaacatttatatttacataactaacattataaaataaattaacaaataaggcaacttttcgtaaaatatttaCGCAAAAAAGGTACTGAGGCCTGGCAACATTGCAAAAAACCATAGGCAAGATGCGTTAtgcaaaattacaaaaaatgctgatttaaaaagtatttaaatattttgcgaATTCGTATCGTAAAATCAAGTCTCATTATATCTTGAagtatttaacaataatattacgtaaaaactaaattatacaattgtaAATTGTTTACCTACTTATAGAGTCTTCATTGGGCAagcaacataatatatattataattagagtaaaattcaaagaaatcaaattaaaaacttatcacgtctaataataaaataacgcttaataaatattgagtATTCATCTCAAAATTATAGAGAACTGGCAATTTTGCTATAAAACTATAGATATACGAATGTTATTGGtattggaaaataaaataaaacaagtaaataattaatataaattaaacttattaaagtattatttttaaccaattggcaaaatttatattcagcataaaatgtataattagtaTTTGTGACAATATTTATCACAAAGAAAAATCAAGAGATGTCATGACcaactaacaaaaaatatttttgcaagTGCAATTAAATACTACGTCATAAAAAACACGTGCCTGGCAACACCAATACGTTACTAAGAGTAAATAGAGATATGTATTCTCTTTTCACACAATATCAATCTCCTTCACAAACCATAGAGGATAGactattaaatacttattgtTGTTCTGGCTTAAAAGATTATCTGTGGTTCTAGATTCTTCGTTCTGAGGCCTTCAAATTTAGAATACGTCTAATCGAgcatattcaaaattcaaaaatagaaatGTTGTCTTTTGCTAATATAACCATAGAAAAGACGTcctaaaactaatttaatgacTTTCTCGATCTCAGCTACTTTTCATTACTCATGAGACGATAGACAATTATCTATTAATGTCTATACTCATAGTACGCACTTGTTTTTCTGGTATATCAGATCTTAAATTCAGAACAACGCGCCAGATTAGACCATCATCTTTCCCTTGATAAATACAATTGTCTATCCCATAAAAGCCACAAACGAAGCAAACGTAGGGAAACATCCCCTACGCGTCGCCACTTCCACATATCCATTGAGCTTTCGAAGCCAAGGTAGCCAAAAGGACGGCACTGGGTTTCAATAGGAAAAGCTTAAAGCCAGCCTTTATCCAGTTCTTTTCGGAGCATCCTGGTGAGTTTGAGCACCCCCTCATCTATTTGTCCAGCGAAGAGAGAGTCTAAGAGATCCTCGCGGGAGGCAAGAGCAAATATTCCAGCCAAACGCGATACTGACTTGTCTGACAAGTGACGCTCCACTACTGATCtggaaattataattaacagaTTATATAcgtagataatttaaataaaatatcgtgtTAGGGCGTATCTTCGTTTAATGAAAGTAAAGTTCGAGTACTAAACGCAGAAACTAttttttggaaggggcaattttttttcaatatttgtaattatgaCTTATGATTTATTGTGTTACATTTTCtggttaaattataaataaagacgCCAAAAGCGATATTTTGTATAGGCTAAAGTTATAGGTCTctgtatttacataaaatttactcGTCGAATTGATAAGCGTCGAATTTAAAGTCAGTTTAAAATAGGAATGTAGCAATACCTTAGCAATATCAACTTACTTGAGCGACTGGTGTGAGTCACGGAGTGCATCTTGTAGAAAACCTCGGTCGTAGGAAAACTCCACCTCCGAAAATGACACTATAGCCATTAACACCGTCTGAAATGTTCAATAatcaagttatttaatttattaagcagtttttaagtaaatttctaacccattttttgcaaaaactttcataattgattttaatcaatattgatataacctaacctaatctaTAAAATTTCCATTACATCAAAGTTAGTAAGCCTTACAAAcgttatacatttatttatttatttagtaagcctacgacatcacacacagtactaaatctactaattattttacaaaaccttacatctaaaatgtgtgacagttaatgtaaacataagtttcacaaaaggggcctcatagcctagcggtcttattaagtggcagctagatgaggggtaccgggttcgattcccggttcgagggcaagttttaatttaaatttgttctcggcctttgagagggttgtgcggtaccgggcgagtgcctaaaccgtacatggaggacacggtcgaatttctaaagacaagcacgaattataaaaaatcctatacttgacgctggctaatgcacaaatcgtgccagagccataaaaaaaaaaaagtttcacaaaaaaaaaaattacaacatATACGATAATACAAGCAcacaataacataaaataaaattatagaaatttgtTGGCACTTTCAgagcagaaaaaaaagaaaaatcatcagcAAAACAGCGAAATTAGGTTCGAGAAAGGCACCCCACaatgctttctctaaaaccgattagcccactaccgaatatatccagctccggataagCTGTGTTCAGTCCGTTAaaatcgcgaagaattcgaacGAGAGGTGCCTGAAGTCCTAGGTTGGTTTTGGCAGAAGGAATTTTGAAGATATTGttgattttaaacattttatacattttctatAGTTGCCTTTTAAACTTTCATTCTATAAAACTATTATCTTGTACTCGGATGATATAATAACATCCAGGGCGATACAACTATGTATGGGCTtctgacttaaaaaaatttcgtTATACACTAATAGATCTATTTAtatctgatggtcaatttttttagttacctCACGACGTTAACCTTTCCCGTATAAGAAAatgttaattacataaaaagaatgatcggtaattttttataaagcgTATAAACATTATACAAGGACAGCTTACATGGAACTTAGATCTGAAGGCATCTAAAGCGCGGTCATCGGCCGGCGATAACTGTCCATGACGACGTAGAACTCCCAACTTCACGGCCGCCTTGATTACGTGCTTTACCAATTTTTCAGCCTCTCGCTTCTCTATTCGTTGGCGGAGAACGGTTAAAAACTgaaatatgataattatacattttaatatgaaataaaaagtaagagtaatagtatattaattttaattttgattagaATATTCAAATGACTACAGCAAGTACAGCATATTGATAGatcaatcttaatatatataaattacacgtcaagttgtttgtccgctatggactcctaaactacttaactaatttcaatcaaatttgcacaccgtgtgcagtttgatctaacttgaaagataggatagcttacatacttctactgtacgtgtgtacgtcactgaactcctcttaaacggctggaccgatttgaatgactttttttgtatgcgtttgggtggagccctggatggtttagattcacaaataagcccggcagatggcgctgcagacggtactttcatacactgtttaatatcctaatcgcttgaaatatcatgcaggacaacgtctgtcggatccgctaggagagatatatatatatatatatatatctatatagtGTTGTACCAACGTGTTACATAATTCTatctattgtaataaaatgcaTTAGGTAAAGACggaatttattaacattacattaatgCAATAAGTAATTACTTACTAATAGGTCTTGTGAGTGAAGTgattttatattctatagtACCTGATCGAGGAGTTT contains:
- the LOC125050405 gene encoding tumor necrosis factor alpha-induced protein 8-like protein, encoding MVATSMEGGAWCARDISLRAQKKFLSRVGGAASARSLVLDEHAAKLLDQFLTVLRQRIEKREAEKLVKHVIKAAVKLGVLRRHGQLSPADDRALDAFRSKFHTVLMAIVSFSEVEFSYDRGFLQDALRDSHQSLKSVVERHLSDKSVSRLAGIFALASREDLLDSLFAGQIDEGVLKLTRMLRKELDKGWL